One Sphingopyxis macrogoltabida genomic region harbors:
- a CDS encoding type IV conjugative transfer system protein TraE, translating into MYSDISHERQQSLLRQRNLYALTSAGLGLALVVAGSLAATRDRELVLVPTVPKALTVSSAGVEADYLELVTRDAALVLLNRSPEGLDYWMNEILKLADPASYGRLKAELVRIVEEQRGSDVTQAFVIRSMTVDPKDLTSDVTGTLKTFVGAQVIASDERRFRFSWTYRGLRLALAGFAQLPPQDKSKEAQ; encoded by the coding sequence ATGTATTCCGACATATCCCACGAACGGCAGCAATCGCTGCTGCGCCAGCGGAACCTCTATGCGCTCACCAGCGCCGGCCTTGGCCTTGCACTGGTCGTCGCCGGGAGCCTTGCCGCCACCCGCGACCGCGAACTGGTGCTGGTTCCGACTGTTCCCAAAGCGCTCACCGTGAGCAGTGCCGGGGTCGAGGCCGATTATCTGGAGCTCGTCACCCGCGATGCGGCCCTTGTTCTTCTCAATCGCAGTCCGGAAGGCCTCGATTACTGGATGAACGAAATCCTGAAGCTGGCAGATCCCGCAAGTTATGGCCGCCTCAAGGCCGAGCTCGTCCGGATCGTCGAAGAGCAGCGGGGCTCGGATGTCACCCAGGCATTCGTGATCCGGTCGATGACTGTCGACCCGAAAGACCTCACCTCGGATGTGACGGGCACGCTCAAGACCTTCGTCGGCGCGCAGGTGATTGCCAGCGACGAGCGCCGTTTCCGCTTCAGCTGGACTTACCGCGGCCTGCGCCTGGCGCTCGCCGGGTTTGCCCAGCTCCCCCCGCAGGACAAATCGAAGGAGGCCCAGTGA
- the traL gene encoding type IV conjugative transfer system protein TraL has translation MTDPYIIPRRLDDPELIGFWTIDEFAGMLAPFTWGILTQHIFIGIIVAFGAWFALRKAKAGRASSWVAHAAYWYLPAGFLGLKATPPSHCRLLAG, from the coding sequence ATGACAGACCCCTACATCATTCCTCGGCGGCTCGATGACCCGGAGCTTATCGGCTTCTGGACCATCGACGAGTTCGCGGGAATGCTGGCCCCCTTCACTTGGGGGATCCTCACCCAGCATATCTTTATCGGCATCATAGTCGCCTTCGGCGCCTGGTTCGCATTGCGAAAGGCAAAAGCAGGACGCGCCAGCTCCTGGGTAGCCCACGCCGCATACTGGTATCTGCCTGCAGGATTTCTGGGCCTAAAGGCAACACCGCCTTCCCACTGCCGACTACTCGCCGGTTGA
- the chrA gene encoding chromate efflux transporter, which yields MATSPSITFAELLRVFTRIGFLSFGGPAGQIALMHRELVDEHKWISEEDFLHALNFCHLLPGPEAQQLATWIGWRLHGWRGGLAAGLLFVIPGALIILALSVLYAIAANLAWVEALFLGVKAAVLAIVVQALLRIAGRALDTGLKRGLAAAAFVGLFFFDLPFPLIVLGSGVIGMIAGKRRPDLLALKPATGADTVPERPWRTTFFSIALWGAVWAAPMVLIAATLGREHVLWDIGAFFSQLAVVTFGGAYAVLAYMAQEAVQGFGWLQPGEMADGLGLAETTPGPLILVTQFVGYLAAFRAPEPFSPLMAGFLGAMLTTWVTFAPCFMWIFAFAPWIDRLGRAVALKGGLAAVTAAVVGVIGNLTAWFALHVLFTAVGQRHVGPVRLYWPELASFDWRAGLLALLAFTLAFGLKWSVLRVLAACGVGGLVLVLAT from the coding sequence CTGGCTACTTCCCCGTCCATCACATTTGCCGAACTGCTGCGGGTGTTTACCCGTATCGGCTTCCTTAGTTTCGGAGGCCCCGCCGGACAGATCGCCCTCATGCACCGCGAGCTGGTGGATGAGCACAAATGGATAAGCGAGGAGGACTTTCTCCACGCGCTCAATTTTTGCCACCTGCTTCCCGGCCCCGAAGCGCAGCAGCTGGCGACGTGGATTGGCTGGCGACTGCATGGCTGGCGCGGCGGGCTGGCTGCGGGCTTGCTGTTCGTAATTCCCGGTGCGCTGATCATCCTCGCGCTGTCGGTGCTTTATGCGATCGCCGCCAATCTCGCATGGGTCGAAGCGCTGTTTCTGGGCGTGAAGGCGGCGGTGCTGGCCATCGTCGTGCAAGCTCTCCTGCGGATTGCCGGGCGCGCACTCGATACGGGCCTGAAGCGCGGGCTCGCGGCGGCGGCCTTTGTCGGCCTGTTCTTCTTCGATCTCCCATTCCCGCTGATCGTGCTGGGGTCAGGGGTCATCGGCATGATCGCGGGGAAGAGGCGACCCGATCTGCTGGCGCTCAAGCCAGCCACAGGGGCTGACACTGTGCCGGAGCGGCCATGGCGCACCACCTTCTTCTCGATTGCGCTGTGGGGCGCAGTGTGGGCGGCGCCGATGGTGCTGATTGCGGCGACGCTGGGGCGCGAGCATGTGTTGTGGGATATCGGGGCCTTCTTCTCGCAGCTTGCCGTGGTGACCTTTGGCGGGGCCTATGCTGTGCTCGCCTATATGGCGCAGGAGGCAGTGCAGGGTTTCGGCTGGCTCCAGCCCGGTGAAATGGCCGACGGGCTCGGCCTGGCCGAGACCACACCGGGGCCACTGATCCTTGTCACCCAATTCGTCGGTTATCTCGCCGCCTTCCGCGCGCCCGAGCCGTTCTCGCCGCTGATGGCAGGGTTCCTCGGGGCGATGCTGACGACCTGGGTCACCTTTGCGCCGTGCTTCATGTGGATCTTCGCCTTTGCCCCGTGGATTGACCGGCTCGGCCGTGCGGTGGCGCTGAAAGGCGGGCTGGCAGCGGTGACGGCGGCGGTGGTGGGGGTGATCGGCAACCTGACCGCGTGGTTCGCGCTGCACGTGCTGTTTACCGCGGTGGGCCAGCGCCATGTCGGCCCGGTTCGGCTCTACTGGCCCGAGCTTGCCAGCTTCGACTGGCGCGCGGGCTTGCTGGCACTACTGGCCTTCACGCTCGCCTTCGGCTTGAAGTGGTCGGTGCTGCGCGTGCTGGCGGCCTGCGGGGTGGGCGGACT
- a CDS encoding type-F conjugative transfer system secretin TraK — protein sequence MAYRKGTHIRGLFLSAAALLTAASPAHAADQFKQTADGAGIECSVSARELTRFALVDDQFASVSKISTGTPYNDFAVTNEPVRGDIYVSVPETYAARSISFFTTTKKGFVYKVACRVEQIPATQVFITNPVIAKNRAADWESQTPIETSAVRLIQAMANDRTVDGFEVRQSTAIPARVGDLEVQLIADYRGASLTGKVVRIHNRGTKPVTLAERDLAPRDTLAVSIADPKLEPGASTTAFVVGASGETGND from the coding sequence ATGGCTTACCGAAAAGGGACCCATATACGGGGTCTATTTCTGAGCGCGGCCGCTCTGCTCACCGCAGCATCCCCCGCTCATGCCGCCGACCAGTTCAAGCAAACGGCTGACGGCGCCGGAATCGAGTGCAGCGTTTCAGCGCGCGAGCTGACCCGCTTCGCATTGGTCGACGACCAGTTCGCCAGCGTCTCCAAGATCTCGACCGGCACGCCCTACAACGACTTTGCAGTGACCAACGAGCCGGTGCGCGGCGACATCTATGTCTCGGTGCCGGAAACTTACGCGGCGCGGTCGATCAGCTTCTTCACCACCACCAAGAAGGGCTTCGTCTACAAGGTGGCGTGCCGGGTTGAGCAAATTCCGGCGACCCAGGTCTTCATCACCAACCCCGTCATCGCGAAGAACCGGGCGGCGGATTGGGAAAGCCAGACCCCGATCGAGACCAGCGCCGTCAGGCTCATCCAGGCGATGGCCAATGACCGGACGGTCGACGGTTTCGAGGTCCGCCAATCGACTGCCATACCCGCACGGGTCGGCGATCTCGAAGTCCAGCTCATCGCTGATTATCGCGGCGCCAGCCTCACTGGGAAGGTCGTCCGCATCCACAATCGCGGAACGAAACCCGTGACGCTCGCCGAACGCGATCTCGCACCGCGCGACACGCTCGCCGTCTCGATCGCCGATCCGAAGCTCGAACCCGGGGCCAGCACAACCGCCTTTGTTGTCGGCGCAAGCGGGGAGACCGGCAATGACTGA
- a CDS encoding AlpA family phage regulatory protein produces MPHATPDEMHTPQPPEAAPPARLLRLPEVIARVGLRRSAIYQRMSEGRFPRSRSLGPKCVVWVEAEINDWMRDIVSS; encoded by the coding sequence ATGCCGCATGCAACACCAGATGAAATGCACACGCCTCAACCGCCCGAAGCAGCACCGCCGGCGAGGCTTTTGCGCCTGCCGGAAGTGATCGCCCGGGTCGGACTGCGCCGCTCCGCTATCTATCAGCGTATGAGCGAGGGCCGGTTCCCGAGATCGCGATCGCTGGGGCCGAAATGTGTCGTATGGGTCGAAGCGGAAATCAACGACTGGATGCGAGATATTGTGTCGAGCTAA
- a CDS encoding TrbI/VirB10 family protein, with protein MTDATHTPSTAPLQAESAASSELSGLNARTARRQKLLLGSLGALALIGGSWFILGGDDKAKTGDPNAAQTIDTAGLVNRDLSQREFVATYGNRLDAVTREQKALKDGSVPRTEIEAQLAALKAENQAMRVDGQAAIDAISAENAELKTRLAAQPASPAPAVPPPAYGPQAGGYDARARSPQTSTGAAAGDPQGGMISSPGEVKLMSFSSDKATTNGLRVGRPDAPPVVVEDSPDYLPPNSYAPARVIVGVDASAGVASQTDPLPVVLRITGPARSVMQNGKVLTTRIQGCVVNGAARGDLSSEKVYVKLARMTCDQPGGRVAVSEVKGFISFAGKSGVRGRVVSREGSLVSQALLAGIVGGFGRGFSANANSVFSGVTTNPDGSRSKLSAGDILGGGLGQGAADAADTVSKYLIERAEQYQPVVEMPTGIDVEIVFLDGVYVRNSQ; from the coding sequence ATGACTGATGCAACCCATACGCCAAGCACTGCCCCTTTGCAGGCCGAGAGCGCGGCATCGTCCGAACTTTCCGGGCTCAACGCCCGCACCGCGCGCCGTCAGAAGCTGCTGCTGGGGTCGCTGGGAGCACTCGCCCTCATCGGCGGAAGCTGGTTCATCCTTGGCGGCGACGACAAGGCCAAGACCGGCGATCCCAATGCGGCGCAGACGATCGACACGGCAGGCCTGGTCAACCGCGACCTGTCCCAGCGCGAGTTCGTCGCGACCTACGGCAACAGGCTCGATGCGGTCACCCGCGAGCAGAAGGCGCTGAAGGATGGGAGCGTCCCGCGGACGGAGATCGAGGCGCAGCTGGCGGCTCTCAAAGCCGAGAACCAGGCCATGCGGGTCGATGGACAAGCTGCGATCGATGCTATCTCGGCAGAGAACGCCGAGCTCAAGACCCGGCTTGCCGCGCAGCCTGCATCACCGGCACCGGCTGTACCGCCACCGGCTTATGGGCCGCAGGCAGGCGGCTATGACGCAAGGGCCCGGTCACCTCAGACCAGTACCGGCGCCGCAGCAGGCGATCCGCAGGGCGGCATGATCTCGTCGCCTGGCGAGGTGAAGCTGATGAGCTTCAGCTCCGACAAGGCAACGACCAATGGCCTCCGTGTGGGCCGGCCCGATGCGCCACCGGTCGTCGTCGAGGATTCGCCCGATTACCTGCCGCCCAACTCCTACGCGCCGGCACGCGTAATCGTCGGCGTCGATGCCTCGGCAGGCGTCGCAAGCCAGACCGATCCGCTGCCTGTGGTGCTTCGGATCACCGGCCCTGCTCGTTCGGTCATGCAGAACGGAAAGGTTCTGACCACCCGGATCCAGGGCTGCGTTGTCAACGGCGCGGCACGCGGGGATCTCAGCAGTGAGAAGGTCTACGTGAAGCTCGCCCGCATGACCTGCGATCAGCCTGGCGGCAGGGTCGCAGTGAGCGAGGTCAAAGGCTTCATCAGCTTCGCTGGCAAGTCCGGGGTCCGCGGCCGCGTCGTCAGCCGCGAAGGCAGCCTTGTCAGCCAGGCCCTGCTGGCCGGGATCGTCGGCGGCTTCGGGCGCGGCTTCTCGGCCAATGCCAACAGCGTCTTTTCCGGCGTCACGACCAACCCCGACGGCAGTCGCTCCAAGCTCTCGGCCGGCGACATTCTCGGTGGCGGGCTTGGCCAGGGTGCCGCCGACGCTGCCGACACGGTCAGCAAATACCTGATCGAGCGCGCCGAACAGTACCAACCCGTCGTCGAGATGCCGACCGGCATCGATGTCGAGATCGTGTTCCTCGACGGCGTCTACGTGAGGAACTCCCAATGA